The following coding sequences are from one Novosphingobium sp. KACC 22771 window:
- a CDS encoding copper chaperone PCu(A)C codes for MKKIAFALCLPLALGALSACGGEKKAQHAAGLGAMDGMLLHDGRLVLPAVKGRPAAGYFTVSNQSGSVATLTGVSVAHTGKAEMHVTLDGIMEAVPRLDIGSGQSVSFGPGGKHAMVFDVSPDLKAGGKTELTLTFSDGRRLSAPMMVEAPGMMGAMGQMDHSKM; via the coding sequence ATGAAAAAGATCGCCTTTGCCCTCTGCCTGCCCCTCGCCCTTGGCGCGCTGTCGGCTTGCGGGGGCGAGAAAAAGGCGCAGCATGCAGCAGGCCTTGGCGCGATGGACGGCATGCTGCTTCACGATGGGCGGCTGGTTCTGCCTGCGGTCAAGGGGCGCCCGGCGGCGGGTTATTTCACCGTTTCCAATCAAAGCGGCTCGGTCGCCACCCTCACCGGGGTCAGCGTGGCCCATACCGGCAAGGCGGAAATGCATGTCACGCTGGACGGGATCATGGAGGCGGTGCCCCGGCTGGACATCGGCTCGGGCCAGAGCGTGAGTTTCGGGCCGGGCGGCAAACATGCGATGGTGTTTGATGTCTCGCCCGATCTCAAAGCCGGAGGCAAGACCGAATTGACGCTGACCTTTTCGGACGGACGCAGGCTGAGCGCGCCGATGATGGTCGAGGCGCCCGGCATGATGGGGGCCATGGGCCAGATGGATCATTCCAAGATGTAG
- the grpE gene encoding nucleotide exchange factor GrpE: MTEETTQGQHEAGDDLATRIAQLENDLEAARNDVLYARADTQNVRRRLEKDIADARAYASTSFARDMLSVADNLSRALDAIPADLREDERLKALLAGIEATGRELDKVFGQHGITKVAAHGLPLDPNQHQAMIEVPHDAEPGTVIQVLQHGYTIKDRLLRPAMVAVAKKPD, encoded by the coding sequence ATGACGGAAGAAACTACGCAGGGTCAGCATGAAGCCGGAGATGATCTGGCCACCCGCATCGCCCAACTCGAAAACGATCTGGAGGCCGCGCGCAACGATGTGCTTTATGCGCGCGCCGACACGCAGAACGTGCGCCGCCGTCTGGAAAAGGACATTGCCGATGCGCGCGCCTATGCCAGCACCAGCTTTGCCCGCGATATGCTCAGCGTTGCCGACAATCTGTCGCGCGCGCTGGACGCCATCCCTGCCGATCTGCGCGAGGACGAGCGCTTGAAGGCGCTGCTGGCCGGGATCGAGGCCACGGGGCGCGAGCTAGACAAGGTGTTTGGCCAGCATGGCATTACCAAGGTGGCGGCGCATGGTCTGCCGCTGGACCCCAACCAGCATCAGGCGATGATCGAAGTGCCCCATGACGCCGAACCGGGCACGGTGATCCAGGTGCTTCAGCATGGCTATACGATCAAGGATCGCCTGCTGCGTCCGGCCATGGTGGCCGTGGCGAAAAAGCCGGATTAA
- the dnaK gene encoding molecular chaperone DnaK, giving the protein MGKVIGIDLGTTNSCVAVMDGGKPKVIENSEGARTTPSIVAFTKDGERLIGQPAKRQAVTNPDNTIFAVKRLIGRRFDDPMTQKDMELVPYAIAKGKNGDAWVAAGGTDYSPSQISAFTLQKMKETAESYLGETVTQAVITVPAYFNDAQRQATKDAGQIAGLEVLRIINEPTAAALAYGLDKNDGKTIAVYDLGGGTFDVSILEIGDGVFEVKSTNGDTFLGGEDFDTKVVEYLADKFKAKEGLDLRGDRLALQRLKEAAEKAKIELSSAQTTEINLPFITARMEAGATTPLHLVETITRSDLERLVADLIARTMEPCRKAMQDAGVTAAQIDDVVLVGGMTRMPKVREAVKDFFGKEPHTGVNPDEVVAMGAAIQAGVLQGDVKDVLLLDVTPLSLGIETLGGVFTRMIDRNTTIPTKKSQVFSTADDNQQAVTIRVFQGEREMAADNKMLGNFDLIGIPPARRGVPQIEVTFDIDANGIVNVSAKDKGTGKEQQIKIQASGGLNDADIDQMVKDAEKFAEEDKKRREAAEAKNNADSLVHATEQQLAENGDKIDASLKAEIEAAIADAKAAIEGNDPAEMTAKTQALTEKAMKMGQAIYEKEQAAAASPGAAPAQDDVVDAEFSEVDDKKA; this is encoded by the coding sequence ATGGGTAAAGTAATCGGCATTGACCTTGGCACCACCAACAGCTGCGTTGCTGTTATGGATGGGGGCAAGCCCAAGGTTATCGAAAATTCGGAAGGCGCGCGCACCACGCCCTCGATCGTGGCCTTCACCAAGGATGGTGAGCGCCTGATCGGGCAGCCCGCCAAGCGTCAGGCGGTGACCAACCCCGACAACACGATCTTCGCGGTCAAGCGCCTCATCGGCCGTCGCTTTGACGATCCGATGACCCAGAAGGACATGGAACTGGTTCCCTATGCCATCGCCAAGGGCAAGAATGGCGATGCGTGGGTTGCAGCCGGTGGCACTGATTATTCGCCCTCGCAGATCTCGGCCTTCACGCTTCAGAAGATGAAGGAAACCGCCGAATCGTATCTGGGCGAAACCGTGACGCAGGCCGTCATCACCGTGCCCGCCTACTTCAACGACGCCCAGCGTCAGGCCACCAAGGACGCGGGTCAGATCGCGGGCCTTGAAGTGCTGCGCATCATCAACGAGCCGACTGCGGCCGCGCTCGCCTATGGTCTGGACAAGAACGATGGCAAGACCATCGCTGTTTATGACCTTGGCGGCGGTACGTTCGACGTCTCGATCCTGGAAATCGGCGACGGCGTGTTCGAGGTGAAGTCGACCAACGGCGACACGTTCCTTGGCGGTGAAGACTTCGACACCAAGGTCGTCGAATATCTGGCCGACAAGTTCAAGGCGAAGGAAGGTCTGGACCTGCGCGGCGACCGTCTGGCGCTTCAGCGTCTGAAGGAAGCAGCCGAAAAGGCCAAGATCGAGCTGTCGAGCGCGCAGACCACCGAAATCAACCTGCCCTTCATCACCGCCCGCATGGAAGCAGGGGCGACCACGCCGCTGCATCTGGTCGAAACGATCACCCGTTCGGATCTGGAACGTCTGGTGGCCGATCTGATCGCGCGCACGATGGAACCCTGCCGCAAGGCGATGCAGGACGCGGGCGTGACCGCGGCCCAGATCGACGACGTGGTGCTGGTGGGCGGCATGACCCGCATGCCCAAGGTGCGCGAAGCGGTGAAGGACTTCTTCGGCAAGGAACCCCACACGGGCGTGAACCCTGACGAAGTCGTTGCCATGGGCGCGGCCATTCAGGCGGGCGTGCTGCAGGGCGATGTCAAGGATGTGCTGCTGCTCGACGTGACCCCGCTGTCGCTCGGCATCGAAACGCTGGGCGGCGTGTTCACCCGCATGATCGACCGCAACACCACGATCCCGACCAAGAAGTCGCAGGTCTTCTCGACCGCTGATGATAATCAGCAGGCCGTGACCATCCGCGTCTTCCAGGGCGAGCGCGAAATGGCGGCGGACAACAAGATGCTGGGCAATTTCGACCTGATCGGCATTCCGCCGGCGCGTCGCGGCGTGCCCCAGATCGAGGTGACCTTCGACATTGACGCCAACGGCATTGTGAACGTCAGCGCCAAGGACAAGGGCACCGGCAAGGAGCAGCAGATCAAGATCCAGGCGTCGGGCGGCCTCAATGATGCCGACATCGACCAGATGGTCAAGGATGCTGAAAAGTTTGCCGAAGAGGACAAGAAGCGTCGTGAGGCCGCCGAGGCCAAGAACAACGCCGACAGCCTCGTGCATGCCACCGAGCAGCAGCTGGCCGAAAATGGCGACAAGATCGATGCCTCGCTGAAGGCTGAAATCGAAGCCGCCATTGCCGATGCCAAGGCCGCCATCGAAGGCAATGATCCGGCCGAAATGACCGCCAAGACCCAGGCCCTGACCGAAAAGGCCATGAAGATGGGTCAGGCGATCTATGAAAAGGAACAGGCTGCTGCGGCCTCTCCGGGCGCTGCTCCGGCGCAGGACGATGTGGTCGACGCCGAGTTCTCGGAAGTGGACGACAAGAAGGCCTGA
- the dnaJ gene encoding molecular chaperone DnaJ yields the protein MSAEIDYYELLEVSRDANEATLKSSYRKLAMKFHPDRNPGCKESEAKFKQISEAYDCLKDPQKRAAYDRFGHAAFQNGGPGAGGFGGGFQGGGDFGDIGDIFESIFGNAFGGGGGGRQQARRGADLRYDLEIGLDDAFHGKTVEIEVEVAMGCEPCKGSGAEPGTGKRRCNLCGGHGKVRAQQGFFMVERTCPTCHGRGEVIEKPCKKCHGEGRVDQRQKLEVAIPKGVDNGNRIRLSGKGEAGPNGSPPGDLYIFLHIRRHPVFDRENTTLLTRAPISFTTAALGGQIEIPGMDGTKHVIDIPAGIQTGKQLRKRGAGMPVLNGRGMGDLVVEVAVETPTKLTARQKELLREFQGTETGDECPEAKGFFDRLKNVWSDLTE from the coding sequence ATGTCGGCTGAAATCGACTATTACGAACTGCTGGAAGTTTCGCGCGATGCCAATGAGGCCACGCTGAAATCTTCCTATCGCAAACTGGCGATGAAATTTCACCCGGACCGCAACCCTGGTTGCAAGGAGTCCGAGGCCAAATTCAAACAGATCAGCGAAGCCTATGATTGCCTGAAGGACCCGCAAAAGCGCGCTGCCTATGACCGTTTCGGCCATGCCGCGTTTCAGAACGGCGGGCCGGGCGCCGGTGGGTTTGGCGGCGGCTTTCAGGGCGGCGGCGATTTCGGCGATATCGGCGATATTTTCGAGAGCATCTTTGGCAACGCCTTTGGCGGCGGCGGCGGCGGGCGTCAGCAGGCGCGGCGTGGGGCCGATTTGCGCTATGATCTCGAAATCGGGCTGGACGATGCGTTCCATGGCAAGACCGTGGAAATCGAGGTCGAAGTGGCCATGGGCTGCGAACCCTGCAAAGGGTCTGGCGCGGAACCGGGCACGGGCAAGCGTCGCTGCAACCTTTGCGGCGGGCACGGCAAGGTGCGCGCGCAGCAGGGCTTCTTCATGGTCGAGCGCACCTGTCCGACCTGTCATGGCCGGGGCGAGGTGATTGAAAAGCCTTGCAAGAAGTGCCACGGCGAAGGCCGCGTCGATCAGCGCCAGAAGCTGGAAGTCGCGATCCCCAAGGGCGTGGACAATGGCAACCGCATCCGCCTGTCGGGCAAGGGTGAGGCCGGGCCGAACGGTTCGCCACCGGGCGATCTCTACATCTTCCTGCACATCCGGCGCCACCCGGTGTTCGACCGCGAAAATACAACGCTGCTGACCCGTGCGCCTATCAGCTTTACCACGGCGGCTCTGGGCGGGCAGATCGAGATTCCGGGCATGGATGGCACCAAGCATGTCATCGATATTCCCGCAGGCATCCAGACCGGCAAGCAATTGCGCAAGCGCGGCGCCGGTATGCCGGTGTTGAACGGGCGCGGGATGGGCGATCTGGTGGTCGAGGTGGCGGTGGAAACGCCGACCAAGCTGACCGCGCGCCAGAAGGAATTGCTGCGCGAGTTTCAGGGGACCGAGACCGGGGATGAATGCCCCGAAGCCAAAGGGTTCTTTGACCGGTTGAAGAATGTCTGGAGCGATTTGACGGAGTGA